Genomic window (Candidatus Poribacteria bacterium):
CGTTGAGTTCAGGAAAAATAGCGGCGCGCGTCTGTTTATTAATATCCAGTGTTAACGTCGCTTTGACATTCGGATCGTAAAGAATGGAAATCTCTTTTGTCTGTTCGGGCTCTAAATCTAACAGAAAACAGAGTTGATCGAGTTCACCGTCATAGTCCAAGTCATCTGCTTGCGCTGGAACCATCACTTCTCGTGGAGCTTTTCCGGTAACCACAGAATAGGCTTTAAAAGTGAAATCGGGATTCACTTTTCGGAGTTGTGCCCCGGTCAACACAATCGGAATCTTTTTTCGAGGGAGAGGTAATGTATTTTGGATGGAGAGGCGGATCTTGCTAATCTTCTGATCACCGCCGGGCATCGTACAAGCACTGAATATCAACAGTGTACCTAACATAAGCGACAGGTAAAAGAGGGACTGTCGGTGGTCAGTTCCTATCGGCGGTCGGAAGAGAAGATTGGAAGATTGGAAGATTGGAAGATTCGGAACACGCGCCGTTCTATCTTTCCTGTCCTTCATCAACGTTTTCTTCTTGCTGGATGACCAACCTGTTGTATGCGCCTGAGTGTTGTTTTGTTGATGTATAATCAATTGTCTTTCCTTTTTTTATCGTTGTCAGTTATCGGTTATCAGTTATCAGTTAAAGAGGGCACTGGGAACAATCTTCCCAAACTTGGAATAGTCCAACAGCAACGAAGATTGTCCCAAAATATCTCTTAACCGACAACTGATGACTGACAACCATTGAAATTACAGGTCGGGTAGCACTTCAAGCAGGCGTTCAACTTCAGCTGGAGTGTTGTAAAAATGAGGAGAGACCCTGACTCCGCTTCCACGTTCCGCTGTAATTATCTTCTCAGCGTGGAGTTTCTCATAAATTTCAGAAGGTGTGTGTTGTTCACTTTCAAAAATAACAATCCCCGCTCGATCTGAATCTGCTTTCGGTGTGATAACACGATAGCCTTTGGCTTCCAATCCTCCTGTTAAACGTTTCGTGAGTTCCAGAATGCGCGCTTCAATTGTAGGGATACCGATATCAAGGAGTAAGTCAACCGCTGCTTTGAGTCCATAAAGTCCGACGCTGTTGTAAGAGCCTTCCTCAAAACGGGTTGTGTCCGGTTTCTGGGTTAAATCGTAATTGAGAAAATCGCGTGGGTTTACGACACTCGACCAACCAACATTGGTATTGATGAGTTGATCACGTTTTTCGTCTGCACAATAGAAGATTGCCGCGCCCTCGGGTGCCAATAGCCATTTATGTCCATCGGCTGCGAGAATATCAACATTACAAGCTTTCACATCCACCTCAATGGCACCGAGGCTCTGGATAGCGTCAACGATGAACCAAATACTATGTTCTCGGCACAGATCTCCGAGTGCCTGAATATCGTTTCGGAAGCCGGAGGCGAACTCTACATGACTGATTGTCAAGGCACGTGTACGTGCGTCGATAGCGGAAGCAATATCATCGATATGAATGCATCCATCTCGCTCGGGCACCATGCGCGTTTGAACACCGTAGCGTTCTTTTAAGCTCCACCACGGATAGATATTGGCGGGGAACTCAACCGCTGTTGTGACGACATTATCGCCTTCTCGCCAATCAATACCGTTCGCCGCGATAAGAATACCTTGTGTCGTATTCTTCATGAACGCGATTTCTGTGGTATCGGCATTGATGAGTTGTGCCGCCGCTGCGCGACAAACCTCAGCCGTTTCCGCCCATTGCTCAGCGTTTACGGCACCGTTCACAGTCGCATCCTCTATAAAACCTGTCATCGCGTCCTGCACCCGACGCGATAACGGGGCAACCCCGGCATGGTTCATATAGATATAAGATTCAGTTACCGGAAATTCAATTTTAATTATTCCTTGCGGAGAAACAACGCCCGTTTCGACTTTTAGGTGCGTTGCTTATATCCGCCCTCCATTTCATTACGGGCTACCCATTTTGAAGTATCTTAAGAAAACCCTTTATCTATTTTCTCACCAAAGATGTAGCCTGCAACATCGGGGCATGGTTTTTGCTTGGGTGTTTCTGCAGGTCTACGGAAAGGCACGTCACAGATGAAAACCCGCCTCACCGAACCGCAAGGCAAAATTAAAGAATCGTGTAGTCTTTTACTCGTTTTGCGTTGGCATAAGTGATGAGTTCACCAAACAAACCAGAGCAGAATACGAGGATGCCACCCGCGATAAAGATAGCACTCGGATCCGATGCGCCAACGTCCAAAATTTTCAGCAACAGAGAGTTGACAGGCGTAAGGAGGAAGATAGCACCGAGTCCGAACAACGCAACGCCGATGGGTCCTAAAAACCGAATAGGTCTCCGTTTACACTGAATGAGAAAAAAACGCGCGAGTGTCCCTAATGTGTCTGAATCTTTTTGGGCGTGCTGAATTTTGTTCTCAGCTATCCAGCCAAGTATCAGTAAAGCTATCGCTAAGCCGAAGCAACTCAGTGCCGTAATGTTAGCATTCCCGAATAAAACACGTCCTAACACGAAGAAAGGAAGGCTTAGGAACGCAGCAACGCGAAATGCTCTCTGCTTCGGACGGAAAAACACATCTGACAATCGCTGCAGCAGTGATGGTTTTTGTGGATCCGGACGCGGTGTAAAAATAGAGATGATAAACTTGAAGGCGATAATGTCGAGCATCACACGCCAGACTCTACCAAGCCCGTACTTGCTTTCTCCGAAACGTCTCGGGTGATGTGTGACGACAATTTCTGCGATACGCGCACCTGCGACTGTAGACATCGCAGGGATAAATCGGTGCATCTCTCCATAGAGCGGGACCTGTTTGATAACGGATGCTCGGTATGCTTTGAGCGAGCATCCATTGTCATGTATAGGGACGCCCGTTACCTTGCCAATTATCCAGTTCGCGACGATAGACGGGACGCGCCGCGTTAAAAATTCATCCTGCCGTTCTTTGCGCCATCCACACACCAAATCGTAACCTTCGTCCAATTTCTTGAGCAGTTTCGGAATGTCGGCTGGATCGTTTTGTAAATCACCGTCCATACTGACGATCCGCTGCCCTTGTGCGAATTCAAAGCCTGCTGCCATTGCTGCTGTTTGTCCGGCATTCTTTTCAAATCGAATGACTGCGAGCTGCGGTTTCTGTTTGCTTAGTTCCGAAAGCACGGCGAAAGTTTTATCGCTGCTGCCGTCATCCACGAACAACACTTCATAAGAATCACCGATTGTATCACATACAGATTGGATTTTTTCAAACAATAGGCGAACGTTTTCTTCTTCGTTGTAAACGGGGACCACGATGGATAGGATCAGTTTTTCGTCCATTTTTAGTAGTTTCCAGTTCACTTCCTACCCTTGCCAGTCTGGGGAATTTAGCAAGATCTGATGCGCTTCAGTGAGCGAGTCAAACGTTCCTGCGTCAATCCATTTTCCTTGGACAAGACTGTATTCAAGTTCCCCACGCTGAATATATGCGTTGTTGACAGCGGTTATTTCGTATTCCCCGCGTGCTGAAGGTTCAACTGTACGGATGATGTCGAACACGGATGCGTCATAGAAATAGACACCTACGACTGCGTAATCGCTTTTCGGACGTTTCGGTTTCTCTTCTATCGCAACGATATGCCTCCCATCCAACGTTGCCACGCCGTAACGTTCAGGATCGGATACCTGTTTGAGGAGGACGCGAGCCCCTTGTTGTTGCGCGTGGAAGTCGTTAACGGCTTGCTGGATTGAGGTTTCAAAGATATTGTCACCTAACAGAACAGCGACGTTGCCACCGCTGGCGAACCCTTCTGCCAATGCGAGGGCATGCGCAATGCCTTTGGCTTCCTCTTGCACCCGATAGGTGAGTTCACACCC
Coding sequences:
- a CDS encoding glycosyltransferase family 2 protein is translated as MDEKLILSIVVPVYNEEENVRLLFEKIQSVCDTIGDSYEVLFVDDGSSDKTFAVLSELSKQKPQLAVIRFEKNAGQTAAMAAGFEFAQGQRIVSMDGDLQNDPADIPKLLKKLDEGYDLVCGWRKERQDEFLTRRVPSIVANWIIGKVTGVPIHDNGCSLKAYRASVIKQVPLYGEMHRFIPAMSTVAGARIAEIVVTHHPRRFGESKYGLGRVWRVMLDIIAFKFIISIFTPRPDPQKPSLLQRLSDVFFRPKQRAFRVAAFLSLPFFVLGRVLFGNANITALSCFGLAIALLILGWIAENKIQHAQKDSDTLGTLARFFLIQCKRRPIRFLGPIGVALFGLGAIFLLTPVNSLLLKILDVGASDPSAIFIAGGILVFCSGLFGELITYANAKRVKDYTIL
- a CDS encoding aminotransferase class V-fold PLP-dependent enzyme, giving the protein MNHAGVAPLSRRVQDAMTGFIEDATVNGAVNAEQWAETAEVCRAAAAQLINADTTEIAFMKNTTQGILIAANGIDWREGDNVVTTAVEFPANIYPWWSLKERYGVQTRMVPERDGCIHIDDIASAIDARTRALTISHVEFASGFRNDIQALGDLCREHSIWFIVDAIQSLGAIEVDVKACNVDILAADGHKWLLAPEGAAIFYCADEKRDQLINTNVGWSSVVNPRDFLNYDLTQKPDTTRFEEGSYNSVGLYGLKAAVDLLLDIGIPTIEARILELTKRLTGGLEAKGYRVITPKADSDRAGIVIFESEQHTPSEIYEKLHAEKIITAERGSGVRVSPHFYNTPAEVERLLEVLPDL
- a CDS encoding NTP transferase domain-containing protein yields the protein MFNRKETLKGVILAGGLGTRLHPLTKVTSKHLLPVGNEPMVFHSVKQLTTAGITDILIVTNPQYVGDFVKVLGGGNDFGCELTYRVQEEAKGIAHALALAEGFASGGNVAVLLGDNIFETSIQQAVNDFHAQQQGARVLLKQVSDPERYGVATLDGRHIVAIEEKPKRPKSDYAVVGVYFYDASVFDIIRTVEPSARGEYEITAVNNAYIQRGELEYSLVQGKWIDAGTFDSLTEAHQILLNSPDWQG